In a single window of the Armatimonadota bacterium genome:
- a CDS encoding YIP1 family protein: MDWRILYNPLAILGKGKGFVIGLLIIIALTVVAVFGQVHLDGALDMHITAGTSPAGLLISESLIAWLSLGVFLFLASKIFRGNGGIGAHLAAAGLARFPYIIAALVIAQPAVRKVFLAAVTLARGQVVVRPEEMMTPLLLISLLVIVGLSIWSIVILFHGYRYASRVQGAKIGASFVLGLIIAEIVSKALLVPTFSVFRGPQ, encoded by the coding sequence ATGGATTGGAGAATTCTTTACAATCCGCTTGCAATTTTGGGTAAAGGCAAAGGATTTGTAATAGGATTGCTCATCATAATTGCCTTAACTGTAGTAGCAGTTTTTGGGCAGGTTCATCTCGATGGAGCGCTAGATATGCACATAACGGCAGGGACTTCGCCAGCCGGCTTGCTGATTTCCGAATCTTTGATTGCCTGGTTGAGTCTTGGAGTTTTCCTTTTTTTAGCGTCAAAAATTTTTAGAGGAAATGGGGGTATTGGTGCACATCTAGCGGCGGCAGGGTTAGCACGCTTCCCCTATATAATTGCGGCGCTTGTCATTGCTCAACCTGCCGTGAGAAAGGTCTTTTTGGCAGCGGTTACTTTGGCGCGCGGCCAAGTTGTGGTTCGGCCAGAGGAGATGATGACACCTCTGCTTCTTATTAGTCTTCTTGTGATTGTTGGCTTGTCTATATGGTCGATTGTAATCCTCTTTCATGGCTACCGATATGCCAGTCGAGTTCAAGGTGCAAAAATAGGCGCTTCTTTTGTGTTGGGCCTTATAATTGCCGAAATTGTTAGCAAAGCACTACTTGTACCCACCTTTTCCGTTTTCAGGGGTCCTCAGTGA
- a CDS encoding PH domain-containing protein produces MRKYLPATVDLIVYKVTGALIAFVILMLALAGGLTMLRMPVVIIMYSLAGAIAIILGIGWLIRPSRYEVGNYKIIIARTWPFPPITIRLSDIKDVRHLTLESLKPASLALPWIFGYSGRFKSNELGDLFISATGIKEVVLVETNDGKFILSPSNPRRFVKHMHDAIGR; encoded by the coding sequence ATGAGAAAATATCTTCCTGCTACCGTGGACTTAATTGTTTACAAGGTTACAGGCGCTCTCATTGCCTTTGTGATATTGATGCTTGCACTTGCAGGCGGACTGACTATGCTGCGAATGCCCGTCGTAATAATCATGTACAGTTTGGCAGGCGCAATAGCTATAATTCTCGGCATCGGCTGGCTGATAAGGCCATCACGATATGAGGTAGGCAACTATAAGATTATAATTGCAAGGACTTGGCCATTTCCGCCAATTACAATCCGTTTATCTGATATCAAAGATGTCCGCCATTTAACTCTAGAATCGCTCAAGCCCGCCTCGCTTGCACTTCCATGGATTTTTGGCTACTCAGGCCGCTTTAAAAGTAACGAACTTGGCGACTTATTTATTTCGGCAACGGGAATTAAAGAGGTTGTCCTTGTAGAAACAAATGACGGGAAATTTATCCTAAGCCCATCGAACCCAAGGCGCTTTGTGAAGCACATGCATGACGCAATAGGCAGGTAA
- a CDS encoding efflux RND transporter permease subunit — MWLTNLSIKRPIVILMLFSAIAVLGIKSRSRMPTDLYPKIQFPFITIMTVYPGAGPEEIETLVSKPIEDAVGAVNGMKNLVSYSQEGISIIGIELELETDVDVAMADVRAKVDAARDKLPSDVEAPVIQKVDVGAIPVLTLGMSSRRPAKELREIADDVIKDQLGKLKGVASVNITGGDIREIQVNVDKSRLEAYGLSINQIAQAIAVANLNLPSGRITEGRRDYAIRAVGEFESVDDIRNLKLSFPGPKNNMRVLTLSDIAEVKDTTAEREQLTRLQKKESIGIEIIKQSDANTVEVVDAAKEELNALKAILPKDVEIAIVLDQSERVREALSDVNVSLFLGAFLAVLIVFLFLHNIRGTFIVAIAIPTSIIATFIPISFAGFTLNMMVMMGLSLAVGILVDDSIVVLENIYRHLSKGESPPEAALNGRTEIGLAAITITLVDVVVFVPIAFMGGIVGMFFREFGITVASATLFSLLVSFTLTPMLASRWYRKDEAVEAKTGLFAKFDEFYHSLDRRYRNVLSWALGHRWQVITIGFGSLLFVFLVAGAFLGTNFFPEIDQGAVGVSIEMPAGTSLAATDAVAAHVEDIAAKIPEAKDIFTKVGTSGGGRIQAGSTGPNFAEVTIALKEKESTFDRILRPFTPKDKRKRVRLDSEIARDLGRQIGDIPGAIIKVKAQASMGGGQMPIDIELTGGTDAERNQIAEKVKNIVAGTPGVMNADLSWKVGKPELKANIDRLKAANMGLTVGQIASALRMSIAGNTDTKFRQEGKEYDIRVRLNEYDRYSLSDVGRTVVGSVNGRPIFLQDVANIVKTTGPTMIERKNRQRKISVTADLMPGYALQGVRRAIDNNLKAIDMGNVRYRWGGQVEMMGESFGHMRSALILAILLVYMLMAALFESLLNPFIIMFSIPMALIGAILALVITGETMSIVSMIGIIMLMGLVTKNAILLIDYTNTLRSRGKERNEAILEAGPTRLRPILMTTFAMIFGMLPTALKLGRGSEFRAPMAIAVIGGLIVSTLLTLVVVPTLYSVFDDLMAGWQDRKRRLLGRLAVVPSEVESKEGVEVQV; from the coding sequence ATGTGGTTGACTAACCTATCAATCAAACGCCCAATTGTCATATTGATGCTGTTCTCAGCAATTGCTGTGTTGGGCATTAAGTCCAGATCGCGAATGCCCACCGACTTATACCCCAAGATACAGTTTCCTTTTATAACCATAATGACTGTATACCCCGGGGCAGGTCCAGAGGAGATAGAGACCCTTGTAAGCAAGCCAATTGAGGACGCCGTAGGTGCTGTCAATGGTATGAAGAATTTGGTGTCCTATTCTCAAGAAGGCATCTCGATTATTGGCATTGAGCTAGAATTGGAAACCGATGTTGACGTAGCAATGGCTGACGTTCGCGCCAAAGTTGATGCGGCAAGGGACAAGCTACCTAGTGATGTTGAAGCGCCGGTAATTCAAAAGGTTGACGTTGGTGCTATTCCCGTATTGACGCTCGGCATGTCGAGCAGGCGGCCTGCAAAGGAGCTAAGGGAGATCGCAGACGATGTAATCAAAGACCAGCTTGGCAAGCTAAAGGGTGTGGCATCTGTTAACATTACCGGCGGCGATATTCGTGAAATACAGGTAAATGTTGATAAAAGCCGTCTCGAAGCATACGGACTCTCGATAAATCAAATTGCGCAAGCAATTGCAGTAGCCAACCTTAACCTCCCTAGTGGACGGATAACAGAAGGAAGGCGCGACTATGCAATTAGAGCTGTGGGTGAGTTTGAAAGCGTAGATGATATTCGCAATCTGAAATTGAGCTTCCCTGGACCAAAGAACAACATGCGAGTGCTGACTTTAAGCGATATAGCAGAGGTTAAGGACACGACAGCAGAGCGCGAACAGCTTACTCGCCTCCAAAAAAAGGAAAGCATCGGCATTGAAATCATTAAGCAGTCGGATGCCAACACTGTTGAAGTAGTTGATGCCGCAAAGGAAGAGCTCAATGCTTTGAAAGCCATCCTTCCTAAAGATGTCGAGATTGCAATCGTGCTTGACCAGTCAGAGCGCGTACGCGAAGCGCTTTCGGATGTTAATGTGAGCCTCTTTCTCGGCGCATTCCTTGCGGTTTTAATTGTTTTTCTCTTTCTGCATAACATCAGAGGCACATTCATTGTTGCCATCGCCATCCCAACGTCAATTATAGCCACATTCATCCCGATATCCTTTGCCGGCTTTACCCTGAATATGATGGTTATGATGGGTTTGTCTTTGGCAGTGGGCATCTTGGTTGACGACTCGATTGTTGTTCTCGAAAACATCTACCGCCACTTGTCCAAGGGAGAGTCGCCACCAGAGGCAGCGTTAAATGGACGAACCGAAATTGGTCTGGCGGCTATTACGATAACGCTGGTTGATGTCGTTGTTTTCGTGCCCATTGCTTTTATGGGTGGAATCGTCGGCATGTTTTTTAGGGAGTTCGGCATAACTGTTGCATCAGCGACTCTCTTTTCGCTCCTAGTTTCGTTTACGCTCACGCCCATGCTTGCTTCGAGATGGTACCGCAAGGATGAGGCAGTGGAAGCGAAGACGGGATTGTTTGCCAAGTTCGATGAATTTTATCACTCCCTGGATAGACGTTACAGAAATGTCTTATCTTGGGCACTAGGACATAGATGGCAAGTTATTACCATTGGGTTTGGTTCTCTGCTCTTTGTTTTTTTGGTGGCGGGCGCATTCCTTGGTACCAACTTTTTCCCAGAAATTGACCAGGGTGCAGTTGGCGTCAGCATTGAAATGCCTGCAGGTACTTCCCTAGCCGCCACGGATGCTGTGGCAGCTCATGTTGAGGATATTGCAGCCAAGATCCCCGAGGCGAAGGATATCTTCACCAAGGTCGGTACTAGCGGGGGTGGCAGAATTCAAGCAGGTTCGACTGGCCCGAACTTTGCGGAAGTAACAATTGCCCTCAAGGAGAAGGAAAGCACATTTGACCGAATTTTGCGGCCCTTCACTCCGAAAGATAAACGCAAGCGAGTTCGTTTGGATTCTGAAATAGCTAGGGACCTTGGGCGGCAAATAGGAGATATCCCGGGTGCAATTATCAAAGTGAAAGCCCAAGCTAGCATGGGTGGCGGCCAGATGCCAATTGATATTGAACTTACAGGTGGAACGGATGCCGAACGAAACCAGATTGCTGAAAAAGTGAAAAATATCGTGGCTGGTACCCCAGGCGTAATGAACGCAGACCTCTCATGGAAGGTTGGCAAACCAGAGTTAAAGGCAAACATTGATCGCTTGAAAGCGGCAAATATGGGGCTGACAGTAGGGCAGATTGCCTCAGCTTTGCGCATGTCAATAGCGGGCAATACTGATACCAAATTTCGGCAAGAAGGAAAGGAATATGATATTCGAGTTCGGTTGAACGAATACGATCGTTATAGTCTGTCTGATGTTGGCCGCACAGTTGTAGGTTCGGTGAATGGTAGGCCAATTTTTCTTCAAGATGTCGCTAATATTGTGAAAACTACCGGACCGACTATGATTGAGCGGAAGAATCGTCAGCGAAAAATATCTGTCACAGCTGACCTAATGCCGGGATATGCCCTCCAAGGGGTGAGGAGGGCGATTGATAATAATCTAAAAGCGATTGACATGGGGAATGTGCGTTATCGCTGGGGTGGCCAAGTGGAGATGATGGGGGAAAGCTTCGGGCATATGCGCAGTGCGCTAATCCTCGCAATTCTACTCGTCTACATGCTTATGGCTGCTCTGTTCGAATCCCTTCTGAATCCATTCATCATAATGTTTAGCATACCAATGGCGCTGATTGGAGCAATACTTGCTCTTGTGATTACGGGCGAGACTATGAGCATTGTTTCCATGATTGGTATTATCATGCTCATGGGTTTGGTGACAAAGAACGCAATCCTGCTAATTGACTATACCAATACCCTCAGAAGTAGGGGCAAGGAACGAAATGAGGCAATTCTCGAGGCTGGTCCAACAAGGTTGAGGCCCATTCTAATGACAACTTTTGCCATGATATTTGGTATGTTGCCGACTGCCCTAAAGCTTGGGCGCGGATCTGAGTTCCGTGCACCCATGGCAATTGCGGTTATTGGGGGGTTGATTGTATCCACATTACTTACGCTTGTAGTAGTTCCAACGCTCTATTCCGTCTTCGATGACTTGATGGCTGGATGGCAGGATAGAAAGCGTAGACTACTCGGGCGATTGGCGGTTGTTCCTTCAGAAGTTGAAAGCAAAGAAGGAGTCGAAGTGCAGGTTTAA
- a CDS encoding efflux RND transporter periplasmic adaptor subunit → MARGKLKVTIYILLIIVVLFGVFVSRQIGRKTSKPVGQSDVNVSVKTAFAQIGTMDSLIEVSGDIKALKTVTLSAKAPLRVVSVPYREGDGVSAGAVVVQQDTSDLRAQVQQAEAALQAARARLSQAITTKSVSDTQTEAQIVSAKAALEAAKARLQMLKKGARSQEIAQAENAVASAKANYDNAKSNLERMRNLFAQGAISPLQMDQAQTQYDVALAQYESAKQQLSLVKAGAREEEIEAAQKQVEQAEEALRIALANRSQKELRLEDIKSARAGVAQAEANLAYAKQQLENAYIRTPISGIVSKRMTEPGQMATPGVPLIEIVALNTVYFDAAVSEVDIQKIKSGQPVEVQVDAFPNRKFTGSVLKVLPTADTSTRQLRVWISVPNPHNEIKPGMFARGNIRVARHSNTVIIPKDALMIDGGGYAIYQIIDSVAHLRKVRVGFMTRDEAEILDGIKAGDQVVVSGQDKLSDGVKVHVVD, encoded by the coding sequence TGTTTCAGTAAAAACTGCATTTGCGCAAATTGGGACTATGGATTCGTTAATCGAGGTATCGGGCGATATTAAGGCGCTCAAGACCGTCACATTATCAGCTAAGGCGCCGCTCCGCGTAGTCTCAGTACCCTACCGGGAGGGTGATGGGGTTAGCGCGGGCGCTGTTGTAGTTCAGCAGGATACGTCCGACCTGAGAGCGCAAGTTCAGCAAGCCGAAGCAGCTCTTCAAGCAGCCAGAGCTCGACTTTCTCAGGCGATTACTACAAAAAGTGTTTCAGATACGCAGACTGAAGCGCAGATTGTATCAGCAAAAGCTGCGCTAGAAGCAGCAAAAGCCCGCCTGCAAATGCTTAAGAAGGGCGCTAGAAGCCAGGAAATCGCCCAAGCAGAGAACGCTGTCGCTTCCGCGAAAGCCAACTATGACAATGCGAAGTCGAATCTAGAGCGAATGAGAAATCTCTTTGCCCAAGGTGCCATCTCGCCGCTTCAGATGGACCAGGCGCAAACGCAATACGATGTCGCATTAGCCCAGTATGAAAGCGCAAAACAACAATTAAGCTTGGTGAAAGCAGGAGCACGTGAAGAGGAAATCGAGGCAGCGCAGAAGCAAGTCGAACAAGCCGAAGAGGCTCTTCGGATAGCTCTGGCAAACCGCAGCCAAAAGGAATTAAGGCTTGAGGATATTAAATCTGCGAGAGCAGGTGTTGCCCAAGCTGAAGCAAACTTGGCTTATGCGAAACAACAGCTGGAGAACGCTTATATTCGCACCCCCATTTCTGGAATAGTATCAAAGCGTATGACTGAGCCTGGGCAGATGGCGACGCCTGGCGTGCCACTAATCGAGATTGTAGCGTTGAATACAGTCTATTTCGACGCCGCCGTATCGGAAGTTGATATTCAGAAGATCAAATCAGGCCAGCCCGTAGAGGTCCAAGTAGATGCTTTTCCAAACCGCAAATTTACGGGCAGTGTTTTGAAAGTATTGCCAACAGCGGATACCAGCACGAGGCAGCTTAGGGTGTGGATTTCAGTGCCTAATCCACATAATGAGATAAAGCCCGGCATGTTTGCTAGGGGCAACATACGCGTTGCCCGCCATAGCAATACGGTGATTATACCTAAGGATGCATTGATGATAGATGGTGGCGGCTATGCCATCTACCAAATCATCGATTCGGTTGCCCACCTGCGCAAAGTCCGAGTGGGGTTCATGACTCGGGACGAAGCAGAAATTTTAGATGGAATCAAGGCCGGCGACCAAGTAGTCGTGAGCGGCCAAGATAAGCTTTCCGATGGAGTGAAAGTTCATGTGGTTGACTAA